One genomic window of Micropterus dolomieu isolate WLL.071019.BEF.003 ecotype Adirondacks linkage group LG14, ASM2129224v1, whole genome shotgun sequence includes the following:
- the pkmyt1 gene encoding membrane-associated tyrosine- and threonine-specific cdc2-inhibitory kinase isoform X1 codes for MLFIPDEAHHLQRQELNSPCTMSLAIETTGSRVPLPLPTHFSYAEQSFSLKKRRLPFSSSSTSNSSYSSPARLSHSVPPLPPSKGCPPLSRMFPQQPSPWTPLSCSLRKSPPPDSVYDPSKQQSYFSQCFTNLGLLGRGSFGEVYKVQSNENGWQYAVKRSAHRFRGNSERNRSVREARNHERLCPHPHILNFVAAWEECGRLYIQTELCSTSLLLHAENKPPGPDEPAAWAYLCDLLSALQHLHSQGFVHLDLKPANVLITDSGRLKLGDFGLLLELKQKSTDPVEEKVKEDVQEGDPRYMAPELLCGEYGPAADVFSLGVSILELACNIEVPNGGEGWQQLRQGCLPSELTSGLSTELQEVLRMMLAPDPSERPTVSELLALPSVWKHRWKRRVYLMVAETMLTLVSLCQMVVCFGCRLLSSLHLSFLPHWTKPTPCTPPKDSWDKDLTLPLSAMHADSGSPGDDAVFMLDARDPELSPTFSHRVKSRLSVESTSTPLPGSQTHNHRSPAHTPTHSNVGDWSCNLAQTPSSIHSNGSCHILTPSASPIHAELHTGTMNKNSTHSQQSSSSKSSLQRGHNWLRTEEALPRPNFEPKNLLSLFEETTLEGQEP; via the exons ATGTTGTTTATACCGGACGAAG CTCACCATCTTCAAAGACAGGAACTGAACAGTCCTTGCACAATGTCCTTGGCAATTGAAACCACAGGGTCCCGGGTGCCGCTCCCTCTCCCGACCCACTTCTCTTACGCAGAGCAGTCCTTTTCCCTGAAAAAGCGCCGACTCCCTTTTTCATCGTCATCTACATCCAACTCATCGTACTCCTCCCCTGCTCGGCTCTCACATTCTGTGCCCCCGCTGCCACCATCCAAGGGATGTCCCCCTCTAAGCAGGATGTTCCCCCAGCAACCGTCACCCTGGACACCCCTGTCTTGTTCCCTTCGTAAGTCTCCCCCTCCAGATTCTGTATATGATCCCAGCAAACAGCAGTCCTATTTCAGTCAGTGCTTCACTAATTTGGGCTTGCTGGGACGAGGATCCTTCGGAGAGGTCTACAAG GTGCAAAGCAACGAGAATGGTTGGCAGTATGCAGTCAAGCGCTCTGCTCATCGCTTCAGGGGCAATAGTGAGAGGAACCGGAGTGTGAGGGAAGCCAGGAACCACGAGCGCCTGTGTCCTCACCCTCACATCCTGAACTTTGTGGCAGCCTGGGAGGAGTGTGGCCGACTGTACATTCAGACAGAGCTATGTAGCACCAGCTTGCTGCTCCATGCTGAGAACAAGCCTCCTGGCCCAG ACGAACCTGCAGCATGGGCCTACCTGTGTGACCTCCTCTCAGCACTGCAACACTTGCACTCTCAAGGTTTTGTGCATCTGGACCTCAAGCCCGCTAATGTCCTTATTACTGACTCTGGTCGTCTCAAGCTGGGGGACTTTGGGCTGCTGCTTGAGCTCAAACAGAAGAGTACAGATCCTGTAGAGGAGAAGGTGAAAGAAGATGTCCAGGAGGGAGATCCCAGGTACATGGCCCCTGAGCTGCTCTGTGGGGAGTATGGACCTGCTGCGGATGTTTTCAG TTTGGGTGTGTCTATTCTGGAGCTTGCCTGTAATATTGAGGTTCCAAATGGTGGCGAAGGCTGGCAACAGCTCCGACAAGGCTGCCTGCCCTCAGAGCTGACCAGTG GCCTGTCAACTGAGCTTCAGGAGGTGCTGAGGATGATGCTGGCCCCAGACCCATCTGAGAGACCGACAGTCTCTGAGCTTCTTGCCCTCCCCTCTGTTTGGAAACACAGGTGGAAGAGGCGGGTCTATCTTATGGTCGCAGAGACAATGTTAACACTGGTGTCCCTCTGCCAG ATGGTGGTGTGCTTTGGGTGTAGACTCCTGTCCTCCCTTCACTTGTCTTTCCTTCCTCATTGGACTAAACCAACGCCCTGCACTCCTCCTAAGGATAGCTGGGACAAGGATTTAACCCTGCCCCTCAGTGCCATGCATGCTGACTCGGGAAGCCCAGGGGATGATGCAGTGTTTATGTTGGATGCCAGAGACCCAGAGCTTTCCCCCACcttctcacacag GGTAAAATCCAGACTGTCTGTGGAAAGCACGTCCACTCCTCTCCCAGGTTCGCAGACGCACAATCATCGAAGTCCTGCCCACACACCCACTCACTCAAATGTGGGCGACTGGTCATGTAACTTAGCGCAGACCCCCTCCAGCATCCACTCAAATGGTTCCTGCCACATACTGACACCCAGTGCGAGCCCCATACACGCAGAGCTCCACACAGGCACCATGAACAAAAACTCCACGCACAGCCAACAGTCTTCATCTAGCAAGTCCTCGCTGCAACGTGGTCACAACTGGCTCCGAACAGAGGAGGCTTTACCCCGACCCAACTTTGAACCAAAGAACCTGCTCAGTCTGTTTGAGGAAACAACTCTAGAGGGACAAGAACCATGA
- the LOC123982930 gene encoding rho-related GTP-binding protein RhoG-like produces the protein MQSVKCVVVGDSGVGKTNLLFTYIRKIFPKEPGYIDLYRTQLNVDSQIVNLSLGDTAGSEEYDRLRPLSYNEVNVIIICFSIDSPTSYENVKRKWHQEVKDHCPNVPILLVAKQIKAVKYLECASISYDGLDEVSEEAVRAFFSHSTSSKKPCVLL, from the coding sequence ATGCAGAGTGTCAAGTGTGTGGTTGTTGGAGACAGTGGAGTAGGAAAGACCAACTTACTCTTTACCTACATCAGAAAGATCTTTCCTAAGGAACCAGGTTATATCGACTTGTACCGGACCCAGCTTAATGTAGACAGCCAGATTGTCAACCTTAGCCTTGGAGACACCGCTGGCAGTGAGGAATATGACCGTCTACGCCCCTTGAGCTACAACGAAGTCAATGTCATCATCATCTGCTTCTCCATTGATAGCCCAACATCCTATGAGAATGTCAAGCGCAAATGGCATCAAGAGGTTAAAGACCATTGCCCTAATGTGCCCATTCTCCTTGTggcaaagcaaataaaagctgttAAATATCTTGAGTGTGCTTCAATCAGCTATGATGGACTGGATGAGGTGTCTGAGGAGGCTGTGCGTGCTTTTTTCAGTCATTCAACCTCCAGCAAGAAACCCTGTGTACTCTTGTAA
- the LOC123983099 gene encoding zinc finger protein 79-like, producing MSKIERLNARVERLLSKAVLEVLEAVKETVSEYQEKTTRTQRENQSLKRRLQELQEKLQLGSNGIVPHISSAARLADAELHLMDQKQKELEDEVELTPSDKDIAVICPSYSFEDLDYEASITSFATPCLSPRATTGPHLGGDNMNHTRNLKTETDNRLLAPISNPISDPVTAVTISENDHEMKLEPTSDEDAMHATNYFYDDAGTSATSLHRQASSGLHHELGIVFSPDQNGIEETLSQSYKNTNGVGAEKQHATQINTKVGRPGSRAFQKNIRKHYYCSLCGRTFRHAGDYKKHNRVHTGEKPYCCSVCGKRFSQSGYLTVHLRYHTGEKPFGCSHCGKSFSHSSNMKKHQQTHL from the exons ATGTCCAAAATTGAGCGCCTGAACGCCCGAGTGGAAAGGCTGCTGTCTAAAGCGGTGCTGGAGGTTCTGGAGGCGGTGAAGGAGACTGTATCGGAGTACCAGGAGAAAACTaccaggacacagagagagaaccaGAGTCTGAAGAGAAGGCTGCAGGAGCTCCAGGAGAAGTTACAATTGGGAAGCAACg GAATTGTGCCACACATTTCCTCTGCAGCCCGGCTGGCTGATGCAGAGCTGCATCTCATGgatcagaaacagaaagagctGGAAGATGAGGTTGAACTCACCCCCTCTGATAAGGACATTGCAGTCATTTGCCCCTCGTACTCATTTGAAGACCTTGATTATGAAGCATCCATCACATCATTTGCCACCCCCTGTCTCTCCCCTAGAGCTACGACGGGACCACATTTGGGTGGTGATAACATGAACCATACGAGAAATCTTAAAACTGAGACTGATAATCGACTGTTGGCCCCAATATCAAATCCTATCAGTGACCCTGTCACTGCAGTTACAATCTCTGAAAATGACCATGAAATGAAACTAGAGCCTACATCAGATGAAGACGCAATGCACGctacaaattatttttatgacGATGCTGGTACGAGCGCTACATCCTTACACAGACAAGCCAGTTCAGGACTCCACCATGAGTTAGGGATTGTCTTCAGTCCGGACCAAAATGGCATAGAAGAGACACTATCTCAGAGTTACAAGAATACAAACGGCGTTGGAGCAGAAAAACAACACGCCACTcagataaacacaaaagtgGGACGTCCAGGATCAAGAGCGTTCCAGAAAAACATCCGAAAACACTACTACTGCTCGCTCTGCGGTCGCACCTTCAGGCACGCTGGCGACTACAAGAAACACAACAGGGTGCACACGGGGGAGAAGCCGTACTGCTGCTCGGTGTGCGGGAAGCGCTTCAGCCAGTCGGGCTACCTGACGGTGCACCTGCGCTACCACACGGGGGAGAAGCCGTTTGGCTGCAGTCATTGTGGCAAAAGTTTTAGTCACTCGAGCAACATGAAGAAACACCAGCAAACTCATCTGTGA
- the pkmyt1 gene encoding membrane-associated tyrosine- and threonine-specific cdc2-inhibitory kinase isoform X2 produces MSLAIETTGSRVPLPLPTHFSYAEQSFSLKKRRLPFSSSSTSNSSYSSPARLSHSVPPLPPSKGCPPLSRMFPQQPSPWTPLSCSLRKSPPPDSVYDPSKQQSYFSQCFTNLGLLGRGSFGEVYKVQSNENGWQYAVKRSAHRFRGNSERNRSVREARNHERLCPHPHILNFVAAWEECGRLYIQTELCSTSLLLHAENKPPGPDEPAAWAYLCDLLSALQHLHSQGFVHLDLKPANVLITDSGRLKLGDFGLLLELKQKSTDPVEEKVKEDVQEGDPRYMAPELLCGEYGPAADVFSLGVSILELACNIEVPNGGEGWQQLRQGCLPSELTSGLSTELQEVLRMMLAPDPSERPTVSELLALPSVWKHRWKRRVYLMVAETMLTLVSLCQMVVCFGCRLLSSLHLSFLPHWTKPTPCTPPKDSWDKDLTLPLSAMHADSGSPGDDAVFMLDARDPELSPTFSHRVKSRLSVESTSTPLPGSQTHNHRSPAHTPTHSNVGDWSCNLAQTPSSIHSNGSCHILTPSASPIHAELHTGTMNKNSTHSQQSSSSKSSLQRGHNWLRTEEALPRPNFEPKNLLSLFEETTLEGQEP; encoded by the exons ATGTCCTTGGCAATTGAAACCACAGGGTCCCGGGTGCCGCTCCCTCTCCCGACCCACTTCTCTTACGCAGAGCAGTCCTTTTCCCTGAAAAAGCGCCGACTCCCTTTTTCATCGTCATCTACATCCAACTCATCGTACTCCTCCCCTGCTCGGCTCTCACATTCTGTGCCCCCGCTGCCACCATCCAAGGGATGTCCCCCTCTAAGCAGGATGTTCCCCCAGCAACCGTCACCCTGGACACCCCTGTCTTGTTCCCTTCGTAAGTCTCCCCCTCCAGATTCTGTATATGATCCCAGCAAACAGCAGTCCTATTTCAGTCAGTGCTTCACTAATTTGGGCTTGCTGGGACGAGGATCCTTCGGAGAGGTCTACAAG GTGCAAAGCAACGAGAATGGTTGGCAGTATGCAGTCAAGCGCTCTGCTCATCGCTTCAGGGGCAATAGTGAGAGGAACCGGAGTGTGAGGGAAGCCAGGAACCACGAGCGCCTGTGTCCTCACCCTCACATCCTGAACTTTGTGGCAGCCTGGGAGGAGTGTGGCCGACTGTACATTCAGACAGAGCTATGTAGCACCAGCTTGCTGCTCCATGCTGAGAACAAGCCTCCTGGCCCAG ACGAACCTGCAGCATGGGCCTACCTGTGTGACCTCCTCTCAGCACTGCAACACTTGCACTCTCAAGGTTTTGTGCATCTGGACCTCAAGCCCGCTAATGTCCTTATTACTGACTCTGGTCGTCTCAAGCTGGGGGACTTTGGGCTGCTGCTTGAGCTCAAACAGAAGAGTACAGATCCTGTAGAGGAGAAGGTGAAAGAAGATGTCCAGGAGGGAGATCCCAGGTACATGGCCCCTGAGCTGCTCTGTGGGGAGTATGGACCTGCTGCGGATGTTTTCAG TTTGGGTGTGTCTATTCTGGAGCTTGCCTGTAATATTGAGGTTCCAAATGGTGGCGAAGGCTGGCAACAGCTCCGACAAGGCTGCCTGCCCTCAGAGCTGACCAGTG GCCTGTCAACTGAGCTTCAGGAGGTGCTGAGGATGATGCTGGCCCCAGACCCATCTGAGAGACCGACAGTCTCTGAGCTTCTTGCCCTCCCCTCTGTTTGGAAACACAGGTGGAAGAGGCGGGTCTATCTTATGGTCGCAGAGACAATGTTAACACTGGTGTCCCTCTGCCAG ATGGTGGTGTGCTTTGGGTGTAGACTCCTGTCCTCCCTTCACTTGTCTTTCCTTCCTCATTGGACTAAACCAACGCCCTGCACTCCTCCTAAGGATAGCTGGGACAAGGATTTAACCCTGCCCCTCAGTGCCATGCATGCTGACTCGGGAAGCCCAGGGGATGATGCAGTGTTTATGTTGGATGCCAGAGACCCAGAGCTTTCCCCCACcttctcacacag GGTAAAATCCAGACTGTCTGTGGAAAGCACGTCCACTCCTCTCCCAGGTTCGCAGACGCACAATCATCGAAGTCCTGCCCACACACCCACTCACTCAAATGTGGGCGACTGGTCATGTAACTTAGCGCAGACCCCCTCCAGCATCCACTCAAATGGTTCCTGCCACATACTGACACCCAGTGCGAGCCCCATACACGCAGAGCTCCACACAGGCACCATGAACAAAAACTCCACGCACAGCCAACAGTCTTCATCTAGCAAGTCCTCGCTGCAACGTGGTCACAACTGGCTCCGAACAGAGGAGGCTTTACCCCGACCCAACTTTGAACCAAAGAACCTGCTCAGTCTGTTTGAGGAAACAACTCTAGAGGGACAAGAACCATGA